The following is a genomic window from Carassius auratus strain Wakin chromosome 15, ASM336829v1, whole genome shotgun sequence.
GCGATGGTTCTCGGTCTCTTCTCGCGAGCGGAGGCTACCGCTGCCTTTGACCTCCTGCGCCAAACTGCTGGTGAAGAACTTGATCATTTGTTCATGTGAATGCAGAATGTAtgatgtattttggatcaaataaatgcaggctcgaTGAGCTGAAGAGACttctttagaaaaataaataaataataaaatcttactgttcaaaaacgttTGACTGGCAGTGTACTGTTTTCTGAGATTGTTTTGGTTGATTCTCTCATCAGTGAGTTACACGGGGTCGCTGCCCTGCGGCGGATGGGACTGTGAATGTGCCTTCGGGAGACAGCAGAGCTGCTGTTGTGCTGCACAGCCTCTGTTCGATCTGGAGGAGGCCACGTTCATGCGTATGGTTGGCTTATGGGAAGGACTGTCTCATCTGAACAGCCAAATAGAGGAGCTCACAGGTATCGTTGCCTCGTATTTGCATATCATTTCAAAAATGTAGCTTGAAGAGTTACATTTTCCttgctttctttccttttctGTAGCTGGATGCAAAATTGCCTTCAATGCGGCAATGCTTCCAATGAGTGGATGTCTTGGGCCGTTTACCAGCAACGTGTCTATCTCTTACCAGTCTGTCTCCCTCAATCAGGGCAATGGCTACAATCCTGCGTTGGGTAAGCAGACCACAATACACTGCGCCAATGCTGCTTCATACTTTAGGTCATCGTCACAAAACAGAGCATCAGGAAATGAGAGGAAAATAGGAGAATATAATGCTGCAGATTTGTTAAGctgttttaatgtaaattataggATTTATGAAATTTTCAGTTGGTACACAAAATGTGCACCTACTCCAAACCAAATGTAAATGATGCATAAAACATCTGAAAGCTTTGTTTTCAAACTGATGACAGTATTTTTGATAACACATATCTTATTaatatgtgacccaggaccacaaaaccagtcataagtgtagattttttaaaatgagatttccattgatgtctggtttgttaggaggacaagatacaactattagaaaatctggaatctgagggagaaaaaatattgaggaaatcatctttaaagttgttcaaattaagttcttagcaatgcatgttattaatcaaaaatgaagttttaatatatttatggtaggaaatggacaaaatatcttaatggaacatgagctttacttaaaggggtcatatgatgtgatttcggACCATAGAACGGGACTCTTAAAGTCTTGACATCCAGGTATCCAGGAGATAAGTCAGTAAATTTGAGTAAAATCACAGGCTTCGCTTATCAAGTGCGTCAAGGTCCCAAGATAATACGAATCCCGTGCGAATAGGGctattgtcttataatatgcattaccTTATTTGCTCAAGAAATCCCAAATGATTCGCTCAACAATTCCTTTTTTCAATCCTCTTCTTGGTGTGACTGTAATCTGTAGTGATTGgtacacagcaaaaaatccagagtggaattaactctgctgggaatacatgtgagaccacactcaagagtgaaagtgttaaaataggagtgttaaattaacactgaagctgagttaaagttaattagataattaagtgattaattgagtgatgattgaccattatcgacgagacctgatgttaacatgcagaatcaacaaagatgaaaatcactatgtttatgtcaccattatagtggtcagtgtttggtttagttgagCTCTTGAGCCTTACAAGTTTAAAGTGAGATTTGGTTTGGCTGTTACAACTGAATTTTaacaaacagacaagaaaaaaatcataacatgGGCCTGAATCCTGAATCACTAAAATCAACAATCAAGGCCTAAACAGATTTGATTGACCTCATTGATTATAACAACCCTTTGATTGTACAGTACCCGCTAATTAAAAGGATTTTTTGAAAGTTGTTctgctaataaaaaaaagcttgttttaggcacacacatacatcaaagaTTAGTGTAGGAATCTCAACAACGGGGACAAACCACATattcagaaaaacattaaaaaacaaactaccaaaagtaatataaaaaacaaaaatagaatagtaagaacaaaggaaattactgaaacaattcagctaataatttattcatgccgcaatgcatcatgggagtcatggatgaattttgataggtggc
Proteins encoded in this region:
- the cbln18 gene encoding cerebellin 18, whose translation is MKTALCVAMVLGLFSRAEATAAFDLLRQTAVSYTGSLPCGGWDCECAFGRQQSCCCAAQPLFDLEEATFMRMVGLWEGLSHLNSQIEELTAGCKIAFNAAMLPMSGCLGPFTSNVSISYQSVSLNQGNGYNPALGTFTAPHAGLYSFSFTAYSNVGSAGQRLYQKMQLMKNGQLIASSWEDNREDSEDSSSQTLLLQLRRGCQVYVELMSGRQLCGDTQGQNTFSGYLVYPFSEQ